The following coding sequences lie in one bacterium genomic window:
- a CDS encoding HD domain-containing protein: protein MNRKTPAFPIIIAAAGLSAAEGAVLQTLLTALRFRDEPTYFHSLRVGDLARRASARLGLASDAQQNILLAGLLHDIGKLALPDHVLNKSGRLTKHERSEIARHPALSAEILIPFTKFERAREIILQHHERHDGSGYPAGRRGDEILIESSLLAAADAFDALCHERPYREPLTAEEAIGWMESEVGRQFRPAAFYALVEELESEGPNLHDSRIFVRQPG, encoded by the coding sequence ATGAATCGAAAGACACCCGCTTTTCCAATCATTATTGCGGCGGCAGGCCTCAGTGCAGCAGAGGGGGCTGTGCTCCAGACCTTATTAACTGCACTGAGGTTCAGGGATGAGCCGACATACTTTCATAGTTTGAGAGTTGGGGACTTGGCGCGGCGAGCCTCCGCGAGATTGGGGCTGGCGAGCGATGCTCAACAAAACATCTTGTTGGCTGGCCTTCTTCATGACATCGGAAAGCTGGCGCTGCCAGACCACGTGCTCAATAAGTCCGGCAGACTAACCAAACACGAGCGAAGCGAGATTGCACGTCATCCTGCCTTAAGTGCAGAAATTCTAATTCCTTTCACCAAATTCGAACGTGCACGGGAGATCATACTCCAGCATCACGAGAGACATGATGGATCTGGCTATCCGGCGGGAAGACGGGGGGATGAGATTCTGATTGAAAGTAGTCTATTAGCAGCAGCGGATGCTTTTGATGCGCTATGTCACGAGCGTCCCTACAGAGAGCCGTTGACAGCAGAAGAAGCCATCGGGTGGATGGAAAGTGAAGTCGGAAGGCAGTTTAGGCCTGCCGCTTTTTATGCTCTTGTTGAAGAATTAGAGTCCGAGGGACCCAATTTACACGACTCACGCATTTTCGTTCGCCAACCAGGTTGA
- the smc gene encoding chromosome segregation protein SMC — MQLISLSISGFKSFAIETAIQFAPGVTGVVGPNGCGKSNVVDALRWVLGEQRSSILRGERMENVIFNGTAKRKPLNMAEVRVKFDNDSGRINLPYSQIEIARKLHRDGTSEYLINGNVCRLRDITDMLQDSGLGPNAYTILELKMIEDILREEGEGRRQLFEEASGIAKYKLRRRQALAKLAQTDEDLLRLADIIAEVERQVNSLKRQVSKAKRYQELANELSLAERALAVTEYYRIVDELAPMKHALADASNRAEDSVGHLRRFEAQVEKMRLEQFESDQHLGELRKELQEAVAEISMLEAEKAGAEAKLAAARDSLERAQRQIILAKDKLSSLEARREGLTKDISDCDIALLEATHLSHESKNSFDVSQAALRDAETSYKDADSRLAALNKSQTTLENERAKHLENIARQKGRRESAIQSQDQVHAERAELERKLAAARETLKLSEAKLRTAIHDHEQVEQGGFLVSEKLKVLESKLHELKRIEHATQSHIGLLRTLEQRGQRASLPIKLVRERIASVLLVADHAVVDARYSKAIHAALGDYAYHLVVKDTQLLQEAVGAIVQGDAGRCGFVIADLVTHHELPIIPPQAIGWAGSFVNVSECSDVIKALLEKCLIVDSFPTALKLQPFLVQHNARAVTLDGEWLDWTGSCFTGAEELDTPNDLGLAHQLEILNQTLDSALKERGLVEEEILVINGEIEAWKNRLKEFADEVSLARTLKDRENAEVLRLETLVHSLNQREEAALSLISESEEAEERLREEVSRILEVLEECRREGGSVQTEIEVLSERVWQARQENSASRDRYHEAMRALDKVRHRRELLDAESNRLTSTEREQHESISNSSDLAETGANTIRECESQLQDIARKLGELFKARDARFRAVDDAQRGKDAARGEVSAMEEQLKKLRENRELAIENQRKLEVAIAKYEGELESLASHSKSHFDLDLSQDRVPENLHELRSLEVTEEKISELRKKIENLGQVNLLSVEEFERETLRLDDMLSNRAELLQAKSTLEETIRKINETAEAKFLHTFEAVRGNFQSLFSEFFPAGEADLILSGKDLLEADITMWANPSGKRLKSLSLMSGGEKTMTAIALLFSLYQVKPSPFCVLDEVDAPLDDANIDRFTRMIRRHSDHTQFIMITHNKRTMEVTDNLYGVTMQEEGVSKLVSVRLLNPADAQTARTETVATG; from the coding sequence ATGCAGCTCATCTCTCTCAGTATCTCAGGATTCAAGTCTTTCGCCATAGAAACGGCTATTCAATTCGCTCCTGGCGTTACTGGCGTCGTGGGACCCAACGGCTGCGGCAAGTCAAACGTTGTTGACGCGCTTCGATGGGTCTTGGGAGAGCAGCGTTCATCAATACTTCGCGGAGAGAGGATGGAGAACGTCATCTTCAATGGTACTGCGAAGCGAAAACCATTGAATATGGCGGAAGTTCGTGTTAAGTTTGACAACGATTCCGGCAGGATTAATCTACCGTACTCGCAAATCGAGATAGCAAGAAAGTTGCATCGGGATGGTACGTCAGAGTATCTGATCAATGGAAATGTTTGCCGCCTGCGAGACATTACAGATATGCTCCAGGATAGCGGACTCGGCCCGAATGCGTATACGATCCTTGAACTAAAGATGATCGAGGATATTCTGCGGGAGGAAGGTGAAGGACGCCGCCAGCTCTTCGAGGAAGCATCTGGAATTGCAAAGTATAAGCTAAGGCGTCGCCAAGCGCTGGCAAAGCTTGCTCAGACTGACGAGGATCTACTTCGGCTCGCAGACATTATTGCTGAAGTGGAACGTCAGGTGAATTCGCTAAAACGTCAGGTTAGCAAGGCGAAGCGCTACCAGGAGTTGGCAAACGAACTTAGTCTGGCGGAAAGAGCCCTCGCGGTCACAGAGTATTACAGAATTGTCGACGAACTCGCACCGATGAAGCATGCATTGGCGGATGCAAGCAACCGTGCCGAGGATAGTGTTGGACACTTGCGACGATTCGAAGCGCAAGTTGAAAAGATGAGGTTAGAACAATTCGAGAGTGATCAACATTTAGGTGAATTGCGCAAGGAACTGCAGGAGGCAGTTGCTGAAATCTCCATGTTGGAAGCCGAGAAGGCGGGGGCTGAGGCGAAGCTTGCTGCTGCTCGAGATTCTCTCGAACGCGCGCAACGACAGATTATCCTCGCAAAGGATAAGCTTTCATCTCTGGAAGCAAGACGAGAAGGTTTGACAAAAGACATCTCTGACTGCGACATTGCTTTGCTTGAGGCGACGCATCTAAGTCACGAATCAAAGAATTCGTTTGACGTTAGTCAAGCAGCACTGAGAGACGCAGAGACATCCTACAAGGATGCTGATTCACGACTCGCCGCATTGAACAAGTCACAGACTACGCTTGAGAACGAACGTGCGAAGCATCTGGAGAATATTGCTCGCCAAAAGGGCAGACGTGAGTCGGCAATTCAATCGCAGGATCAGGTTCATGCGGAGCGAGCCGAGTTGGAGCGGAAATTGGCGGCAGCAAGGGAGACTCTGAAATTAAGTGAAGCGAAGTTACGCACAGCGATTCATGATCACGAACAAGTAGAGCAAGGCGGGTTTCTTGTAAGTGAAAAGCTGAAGGTACTTGAATCGAAGCTGCACGAGCTAAAGCGAATTGAACATGCGACTCAATCGCACATAGGTCTTTTGCGAACATTGGAGCAGCGTGGGCAGCGCGCTTCTTTGCCGATAAAGTTAGTGCGTGAAAGAATCGCAAGCGTCTTGCTGGTTGCGGATCACGCAGTGGTTGATGCGAGGTACTCAAAGGCTATTCACGCGGCATTGGGTGACTACGCTTATCACCTTGTTGTTAAAGATACACAGTTGTTACAAGAGGCAGTTGGAGCTATTGTCCAAGGAGATGCTGGACGGTGCGGTTTTGTGATCGCGGATCTTGTAACCCATCATGAGCTGCCAATTATACCCCCACAGGCAATAGGGTGGGCAGGCAGTTTCGTTAATGTCTCGGAATGCTCTGATGTAATCAAAGCGCTGCTTGAGAAGTGTTTAATCGTGGATAGCTTCCCGACGGCGCTCAAATTGCAGCCATTCCTCGTGCAGCACAATGCTCGTGCTGTTACGCTCGATGGCGAGTGGCTTGATTGGACTGGAAGTTGTTTCACAGGTGCCGAGGAACTTGATACACCGAATGACCTTGGGCTGGCGCATCAGTTGGAGATCCTGAATCAGACGTTAGACTCTGCGCTTAAAGAGCGTGGCCTGGTTGAAGAGGAGATATTGGTCATCAATGGTGAGATTGAAGCATGGAAGAATCGTCTAAAGGAGTTTGCTGACGAGGTTTCGCTTGCGAGAACGCTGAAAGACCGTGAGAATGCTGAAGTGCTACGATTGGAAACGCTGGTACATTCGCTTAATCAGCGCGAGGAGGCTGCATTAAGCCTGATTTCGGAATCAGAGGAGGCTGAGGAAAGGCTTCGTGAAGAGGTTTCGCGAATTCTTGAAGTCCTGGAGGAGTGCCGAAGAGAAGGAGGAAGTGTCCAAACGGAGATTGAAGTACTGTCAGAACGGGTATGGCAGGCGCGCCAAGAGAATAGTGCGTCACGTGATCGTTACCATGAGGCGATGCGTGCTCTCGATAAAGTTCGACACAGGCGGGAGCTTCTGGATGCGGAGTCTAATCGACTGACGTCGACGGAAAGAGAACAACATGAATCAATCTCCAACAGTTCTGATCTCGCCGAGACTGGAGCGAATACCATTCGAGAATGCGAATCACAGCTTCAGGATATCGCTCGGAAATTAGGGGAACTTTTCAAGGCGCGTGATGCGCGGTTTCGCGCGGTCGACGATGCACAACGTGGAAAAGATGCTGCTCGCGGCGAAGTGTCCGCAATGGAGGAGCAGTTGAAGAAGTTGCGGGAGAACCGTGAGCTTGCGATAGAGAATCAACGCAAGCTGGAAGTTGCAATCGCGAAGTACGAGGGAGAGTTGGAGTCTTTGGCTTCCCACAGTAAATCGCACTTTGATCTCGACCTCTCTCAAGATCGAGTTCCGGAGAACTTGCATGAGTTGAGGTCACTTGAAGTTACTGAAGAGAAGATTTCGGAGTTACGGAAGAAGATTGAGAATCTTGGCCAAGTGAATTTGCTGTCAGTCGAGGAGTTTGAGCGGGAGACCCTGAGGCTGGATGACATGCTGAGCAATCGCGCTGAACTTCTCCAGGCGAAGTCAACTCTGGAAGAGACGATTCGAAAGATCAATGAGACAGCTGAAGCTAAGTTCTTACACACATTTGAAGCGGTTCGCGGAAATTTTCAATCGTTGTTTTCTGAGTTTTTCCCCGCCGGAGAGGCTGATTTAATATTGAGCGGAAAAGATCTGCTCGAGGCGGATATCACAATGTGGGCAAATCCGTCTGGAAAGCGGTTGAAGTCGTTGTCGCTGATGTCCGGCGGAGAGAAGACTATGACTGCGATTGCCCTTCTATTCTCTTTGTATCAAGTCAAGCCTTCGCCTTTCTGCGTGCTTGACGAAGTGGATGCGCCGCTAGATGATGCGAATATTGATCGTTTCACTCGCATGATTAGACGTCATAGTGATCATACGCAGTTCATTATGATTACGCACAATAAGAGAACGATGGAAGTGACGGATAACCTCTATGGCGTCACGATGCAGGAAGAGGGCGTTTCAAAATTGGTCTCTGTGCGTTTGTTGAATCCGGCGGATGCACAGACTGCGCGCACGGAAACGGTCGCGACTGGTTAA
- a CDS encoding GWxTD domain-containing protein produces the protein MCYRLATFACVYVICALEVHAVGVEVDIVTFYGNDSLTYCEIYVGVERDVLYYNKVGEDSLVAEFSIVSSLAMDNAVFLSDTIDTRDAVRGVVQRDAGSYFPYTFRYFMRPGEYELDISLLQQAARSVHQVKRTFYVSEVRDAFGLSGIALGAEMSFTDSSSAFYRTGLHFVPNPSGFYGRELPMLYYYLECYGLSADANFADSLTITRRVLFAESGEPAKQPAVRRLKKPGTSAVITDGFPAYTLRTGTYQLEIVVSEPGMPDRKAKRKFYVYRPEDLAVGRDAQLDPEMQSLLLASSGNILDRIDPDSAITLMKYLLTRQDDKRVRNMDAEGKRAFLIDFWKNREPSDAEAPNRYFARVAEANRRYSFLQNEGWRTDRGRVLIMYGEPDVIDRRYAEAQVPDHEIWHFDRIEGGVYFVFFDRSGFGDLDLVHSTKRGEIYNPNWMQNIPDKNTSTRGLR, from the coding sequence ATGTGTTACAGGTTAGCGACGTTCGCTTGTGTGTATGTGATTTGCGCGCTTGAGGTACACGCCGTTGGCGTGGAAGTTGACATCGTGACCTTCTATGGCAACGACAGCCTAACGTACTGTGAAATCTACGTCGGTGTCGAGCGTGATGTTCTCTACTACAACAAGGTAGGAGAGGATAGCCTTGTGGCGGAGTTCTCGATAGTGTCATCCCTTGCTATGGATAATGCCGTCTTTCTGTCAGATACTATTGACACACGTGATGCCGTAAGAGGAGTAGTTCAGCGAGATGCTGGATCATACTTCCCGTACACCTTTCGGTACTTTATGCGACCAGGTGAGTATGAGCTTGACATATCGCTGCTGCAACAGGCTGCCCGAAGTGTCCATCAGGTTAAGCGCACATTTTACGTATCTGAAGTAAGGGATGCTTTTGGATTGTCAGGGATCGCGTTGGGTGCAGAAATGAGTTTTACGGATTCCAGCTCTGCTTTCTACCGAACTGGACTGCATTTTGTTCCCAACCCTTCTGGATTCTATGGTCGTGAACTGCCGATGCTGTATTACTATCTCGAGTGTTATGGTTTGAGCGCGGATGCGAACTTTGCCGATTCGCTGACCATAACACGACGAGTCTTATTTGCGGAGTCCGGCGAGCCGGCCAAGCAACCCGCTGTTCGTAGACTGAAGAAGCCAGGTACTTCGGCCGTTATAACTGACGGTTTTCCGGCGTACACTCTGCGGACAGGAACTTACCAGTTGGAGATTGTTGTTTCGGAACCTGGGATGCCGGATCGGAAAGCAAAAAGGAAATTCTACGTCTATCGCCCAGAAGATCTGGCTGTTGGTCGCGATGCACAGCTTGATCCGGAAATGCAAAGTCTGCTTTTGGCGAGCAGCGGCAATATTCTCGATCGAATTGACCCTGATAGCGCCATCACACTGATGAAGTACCTGCTGACCAGACAGGATGACAAGCGAGTACGTAACATGGATGCGGAAGGTAAACGAGCCTTTCTTATTGATTTCTGGAAGAATCGTGAGCCTTCTGATGCAGAAGCGCCGAATCGGTATTTCGCGCGAGTGGCCGAAGCGAATAGAAGATACAGCTTCTTACAGAACGAAGGATGGCGGACAGATCGAGGCAGGGTTCTAATCATGTACGGTGAACCTGACGTGATTGATCGCAGGTATGCGGAGGCGCAAGTCCCAGATCACGAGATTTGGCACTTCGATCGGATAGAAGGTGGAGTCTACTTCGTGTTCTTCGATCGTTCCGGATTCGGCGACCTGGATCTCGTTCACTCTACCAAGCGAGGAGAAATCTATAATCCAAACTGGATGCAAAATATCCCCGACAAGAATACTTCGACTCGAGGACTCAGGTGA
- a CDS encoding ATP-binding cassette domain-containing protein: MIDCAVRVESLGKTYRDAAGSVVIGCKDVSFQAGYGTIFGVLGTNGAGKTTILRMLATMLKPTLGSAKVAGKDLLGEPQAVRRSIGFLSASTGVYGRLTAEEMLRYFAALHGFSSSEARQKIQNVSALLDLDDFLDRRCEKLSTGQRQRVSIARTILHDPPVLIFDEPTSGLDILAASQIVKFMKKSREEGKCVLLSTHVMREAELLCDEILLIHRGEVRDQGSVAELQRRYDSSHLEVVFLRAIGEESSVFLN; the protein is encoded by the coding sequence GTGATTGATTGTGCAGTGCGTGTTGAGTCCCTCGGGAAGACGTACCGCGATGCCGCCGGTTCGGTCGTAATTGGTTGCAAGGACGTCTCATTTCAAGCTGGCTACGGCACCATATTTGGAGTTCTTGGGACCAATGGTGCAGGCAAGACGACCATACTTCGCATGCTCGCGACGATGCTGAAGCCCACTTTGGGATCGGCTAAGGTTGCTGGAAAAGATCTGCTTGGCGAACCACAGGCTGTTCGCAGGTCCATCGGATTCCTCTCTGCTTCGACCGGAGTGTATGGAAGACTGACAGCTGAAGAAATGCTTAGGTACTTTGCCGCGCTGCATGGGTTTTCGAGTTCGGAAGCCCGACAAAAAATTCAGAATGTGTCGGCATTGCTTGACTTAGATGACTTCCTTGACCGTCGGTGCGAGAAGTTGTCTACTGGACAGAGGCAGCGTGTCAGCATAGCCCGGACAATTCTGCACGATCCCCCCGTGCTGATCTTCGATGAACCCACAAGTGGTTTGGATATACTGGCCGCTTCGCAAATTGTGAAGTTCATGAAGAAGAGCAGGGAAGAGGGCAAATGTGTATTGCTTTCGACTCATGTTATGCGTGAAGCTGAGTTGTTGTGTGATGAAATATTGCTGATCCATAGAGGAGAGGTGAGAGACCAAGGATCTGTAGCGGAACTGCAGCGGCGGTATGATAGTTCTCACCTGGAAGTTGTCTTTCTTCGTGCAATCGGCGAGGAATCGTCTGTCTTTCTCAACTGA